In a single window of the Salvelinus namaycush isolate Seneca chromosome 6, SaNama_1.0, whole genome shotgun sequence genome:
- the LOC120049189 gene encoding claudin domain-containing protein 1-like: protein MVDNRYATALVISCVLSVLATVYLSVAVGTQHWYQYTSPPVRGEANVSELRSLHDEFMEGEFDEKTYSDTLFRLNGTIGLWWRCVLVPSHTHWYKESDPKMVMKCVSFTLTQQFTPKYKEPGNHNSGEDMLRTYLWRCQFLLPIISLGLVVLAGLIGFCACLCHSLTPTLGIGMLHLLAGLCTLATVCCYLAGMDLLHRVSVLPDKVDGSLGWSLYLALISSPLHMMAAALLVWAARSHSQNYYRMTAYRVA, encoded by the exons ATGGTTGACAACCGTTATGCCACGGCTTTGGTTATCAGCTGTGTGCTCAGCGTGCTGGCTACGGTGTACCTGTCTGTAGCGGTTGGGACGCAGCACTGGTACCAGTACACCAGTCCCCCGGTGCGTGGCGAGGCCAACGTATCCGAACTGCGGTCGCTGCATGATGAATTCATGGAAGGGGAATTCGATGAGAAGACCTACAGCGACACGCTCTTCCGTCTCAACGGGACCATAGGCCTCTGGTGGCGCTGCGTTCTGGTACCATCTCATACCCACTGGTACAAGGAGTCAG ATCCAAAGATGGTAATGAAGTGTGTTAGCTTCACGTTAACACAGCAGTTTACCCCAAAGTACAAAGAGCCAGGGAACCAcaacagtggagaggacatgctGCGGACCT ACCTGTGGAGGTGCCAGTTCCTGCTGCCAATAATCTCCTTAGGTCTGGTGGTGCTGGCAGGCTTGATAGGGTTCTGTGCCTGCCTCTGCCACAGTCTCACCCCCACCCTGGGCATAGGAATGCTCCACCTACTGGCTG GGCTGTGTACTCTAGCCACAGTCTGCTGTTACCTGGCAGGGATGGATCTCCTCCACAGGGTCTCTGTGCTGCCAGACAAGGTGGACGGCTCCCTGGGCTGGTCTCTCTACCTGGCCCTCATCTCGTCCCCGCTGCACATGATGGCTGCCGCTCTTCTGGTGTGGGCGGCACGCAGCCACAGTCAGAACTACTACCGCATGACTGCCTACAGGGTAGCATAG